CACGAACCCCGCCTGGTCGCCGTGGCTCGAGTAGCGGGCCAAAGGCGCAGAATTTCTTGCAAGTTCGGGGATTCCCCGTTAGAGAATGCACCGGTTTTCGGGGGTTGTTCCCGATTTGCGATCGGTGCGCTGGATCACTGAATCGGAGCTTCGTAGTTCCGCTGCAAGGTCCTGGCGAGACGTGCGAGAAGAGGAGGGGCGAAGGGTGGTGAAGCGATTTCTCGGAGTAGCGATCCTGTGCGCGGCGATGGCGGCCTGCGAGTCGTCGGGCACGAACAAGGCTGCGAGCCCCAGCACGGGCTTCGGCAACGAGCAGAACCCGCCGAGCCACGGCGGCATGAGCAGCAGCGCCGACAGCAGCATGTTCAAGACGATCTACTTCGACTTCGATCACTCGGACCTGCGCGCCGACGCGCGCGAGGGCCTGCAGGCCAACGCCAGCTACCTGAAGGGTAACTCGGGCGTGCAGATCACGATCGAGGGCAACTGCGACGAGCGCGGCAGCAACGAGTACAACCTCGCGCTGGGCAAGCGCCGCGCGGAAGCCGCGTACAAGTATCTGGTCGATCTGGGCGTCGAATCGTCGCGGATGACCACCGTCAGCTACGGCGAAGAGAAGCCTGCGGCCGAGGGACACAACGAGCTCGCTTGGGCCAAGAACCGGCGCGACGACTTCAAAGTCCGCTGATTTGAGCGGGAAGCTGCTCCGCCGCGGTCTCGCGGCGGTCTCACTTCTCGCGCTCTCCGGCTGCGTCACCGTGCCGGAGTTCCAGGCCCTGCGCCGCAAGGTCGACGCGCTCGAGAGCCGCGG
The nucleotide sequence above comes from Myxococcota bacterium. Encoded proteins:
- the pal gene encoding peptidoglycan-associated lipoprotein Pal gives rise to the protein MKRFLGVAILCAAMAACESSGTNKAASPSTGFGNEQNPPSHGGMSSSADSSMFKTIYFDFDHSDLRADAREGLQANASYLKGNSGVQITIEGNCDERGSNEYNLALGKRRAEAAYKYLVDLGVESSRMTTVSYGEEKPAAEGHNELAWAKNRRDDFKVR